One Streptomyces sp. NBC_01237 genomic region harbors:
- a CDS encoding ThuA domain-containing protein — MHRTRKRLRVHKTLALFTGGLLAAATLTLSSAPGAIADPAAQAAQDAAAEDFQQVTLAKGAAETGEPMSLAVLPDRSVLHTSRSGELRITDSAGNTRISGTLPVYSHDEEGLQGVGVDPDFAENRAIYLFYAPPLSTPAGDAPENGTAADFAKFDGVNRLSRFVLKADGTLDTASEKKVLDVPTSRGMCCHVGGDMDFDAQGNLYLSTGDDSNPFASDGFTPIDDRPDRNPAFDARRTSGNTNDLRGKILRIKVADDGTYTVPDGNLFAPGTAKTRPEIYAMGFRNPFRFTVDKPTGIVYVGDYGPDAGAADPKRGPSGQVEFARVTKAGNFGWPFCVGDNKPYVDYDFGTKTSGAAFDCAAPKNESAHNTGLVDLPPAQPAWIPYDGGSLPEFGTGSESPMGGPVYRYDAALDSPVKFPEAYDGDFFAGEFGRKWIKRIEQDGEGAVQSINDIPWTGTQIMDMAFGPDGALYVLDYGLAWFGGDENSALYRIENATGGRSPVAEAAVNKTSGTAPLKAKFSSAGTADGDGDALTYAWDFGDGGKSTAANPSYTYKKNGTYTATLTAKDPTGRTGSASVHVTVGNTAPSVDLVFPSDGQQFEFGDAVPFKVDVSDPEDGAIDCTKVEVKFTLGHDSHGHDITTEHGCEGTIKTAMEGGHDPNANIYGGISASYTDGGGGGQAALTGRDQAQLQPKHRQAEHFGDSSGVKIYDKASARGGKTVGDINNDDWISFKPYILAGSTKLTARVSSDGAGGFLEVRAGSATGKILGSAPVPVTGGWDTFQDIDVPLRGAPKKATELFLVFKGGDGALYDVDDFELSNSPVDRTAKRILVFSKTGGFRHDSIPAGITALKELGKDTNITVDSTEAAGQFTTSNLARYDAVVFLSTTGDVLNAEQQKAFENYVAGGGGYMGVHAAADTEYDWEFYGGLVGAYFSSHPQIQPATVRVEDHDHPATAHLDEAWDRTDEWYNYRTNPRDKANVLATLDETTYTGGTMKGDHPISWCQTYQGGRSFYTGLGHTKESYTEPAFRQHLLGGMRYAAGQVKADCKPDTGYRTIFNGRTLEGWKQAGPGKFDVTDGELRSEGGMGLLTYQAKELKSYSLKLDWKMAGDDNSGVFVGFPESDDPWSAVNKGYEIQIDATDAVDRTTGAVYTFKSANIKARDQVLRPPGQWNSYEIRVQGERLQIFLNGVRINDFTNTDPARSLKDGYIGLQNHGADDQVSFRNIQLKELPST, encoded by the coding sequence GTGCACCGAACCAGAAAGCGGCTCCGCGTACACAAAACCCTCGCCCTGTTCACCGGCGGACTCCTCGCCGCCGCGACGCTCACCCTGAGCTCCGCGCCGGGGGCCATCGCCGACCCGGCCGCGCAGGCCGCGCAGGACGCCGCGGCGGAGGACTTCCAGCAGGTCACCCTCGCCAAGGGGGCCGCCGAGACCGGCGAGCCCATGTCGCTCGCCGTCCTCCCGGACCGCAGCGTGCTGCACACCTCGCGCAGCGGCGAGCTGCGGATCACCGACAGCGCCGGCAACACCCGGATATCCGGCACCCTCCCGGTGTACTCGCACGACGAGGAAGGGCTCCAGGGGGTCGGCGTCGACCCGGACTTCGCCGAGAACCGGGCGATCTACCTCTTCTACGCGCCCCCGCTCAGCACCCCCGCCGGCGACGCCCCGGAGAACGGGACCGCCGCGGACTTCGCCAAGTTCGACGGTGTGAACCGGCTCTCCCGGTTCGTCCTCAAGGCCGACGGCACCCTCGACACCGCCAGCGAGAAGAAGGTCCTCGACGTTCCCACCTCGCGCGGCATGTGCTGCCACGTCGGCGGCGACATGGACTTCGACGCGCAGGGCAACCTGTATCTGTCGACGGGTGACGACTCCAACCCCTTCGCCTCCGACGGCTTCACGCCGATCGATGACCGGCCCGACCGCAACCCGGCGTTCGACGCCCGCCGCACCTCCGGCAACACCAACGACCTGCGCGGCAAGATCCTGCGCATCAAGGTCGCCGACGACGGGACGTACACCGTTCCCGACGGCAACCTGTTCGCCCCGGGCACCGCGAAGACCCGCCCCGAGATCTACGCGATGGGCTTCCGCAACCCGTTCCGCTTCACCGTCGACAAGCCCACCGGCATCGTCTACGTCGGCGACTACGGCCCCGACGCGGGTGCCGCCGACCCCAAGCGCGGACCGTCCGGACAGGTCGAGTTCGCCCGGGTGACGAAGGCCGGGAACTTCGGCTGGCCCTTCTGCGTGGGCGACAACAAGCCCTACGTCGACTACGACTTCGGGACGAAGACCTCGGGTGCGGCCTTCGACTGCGCCGCTCCGAAGAACGAGTCGGCGCACAACACCGGACTCGTCGACCTGCCTCCGGCCCAGCCCGCCTGGATTCCGTACGACGGCGGCTCCCTGCCCGAGTTCGGCACCGGCTCCGAGTCCCCGATGGGCGGCCCGGTCTACCGCTACGACGCGGCCCTCGACTCGCCGGTGAAGTTCCCCGAGGCGTACGACGGAGACTTCTTCGCCGGAGAGTTCGGCCGGAAGTGGATCAAGCGCATCGAGCAGGACGGGGAAGGCGCCGTCCAGTCCATCAACGACATCCCGTGGACCGGCACGCAGATCATGGACATGGCCTTCGGCCCGGACGGTGCGCTGTACGTCCTCGACTACGGCCTGGCCTGGTTCGGCGGCGACGAGAACTCCGCGCTCTACCGCATCGAGAACGCCACCGGAGGGCGCTCACCCGTCGCCGAGGCAGCGGTGAACAAGACCTCGGGCACCGCACCGCTGAAGGCGAAGTTCTCCTCGGCGGGCACCGCCGACGGTGACGGCGACGCGCTCACATACGCCTGGGACTTCGGCGACGGCGGAAAGTCCACGGCCGCCAACCCCTCGTACACGTACAAGAAGAACGGTACGTACACGGCGACCCTCACCGCCAAGGACCCCACGGGCCGCACCGGCTCGGCCAGCGTCCATGTGACCGTCGGCAACACCGCGCCGAGCGTGGACCTCGTCTTCCCCTCGGACGGCCAGCAGTTCGAGTTCGGTGACGCGGTGCCGTTCAAGGTCGACGTCAGTGACCCCGAGGACGGGGCCATCGACTGCACCAAGGTCGAGGTCAAGTTCACGCTCGGCCACGACAGCCACGGCCATGACATCACCACCGAGCACGGCTGCGAAGGCACCATCAAGACCGCGATGGAGGGCGGGCACGACCCCAACGCCAACATCTACGGCGGCATCTCGGCCTCCTACACCGACGGCGGGGGCGGCGGCCAGGCCGCGCTGACCGGCCGCGACCAGGCACAGCTCCAGCCCAAGCACCGTCAGGCCGAGCACTTCGGCGACTCGTCGGGCGTCAAGATCTACGACAAGGCGAGCGCCCGCGGCGGCAAGACCGTCGGTGACATCAACAACGACGACTGGATCTCCTTCAAGCCGTACATCCTCGCCGGGTCCACCAAGCTCACGGCCCGGGTGTCCTCCGACGGCGCGGGAGGCTTCCTGGAGGTACGCGCCGGATCGGCCACCGGCAAGATCCTCGGCTCCGCACCCGTACCGGTGACCGGCGGCTGGGACACCTTCCAGGACATCGACGTACCCCTGCGCGGGGCGCCCAAGAAGGCCACCGAACTCTTCCTGGTCTTCAAGGGCGGTGACGGCGCGCTCTACGACGTCGACGACTTCGAACTCTCCAACAGCCCCGTGGACAGGACCGCCAAGCGCATCCTGGTCTTCTCCAAGACCGGTGGCTTCCGCCACGACTCGATCCCGGCCGGCATCACCGCCCTGAAGGAACTGGGCAAGGACACCAACATCACCGTCGACTCCACCGAGGCGGCCGGCCAGTTCACCACCAGCAACCTGGCGCGCTACGACGCCGTCGTCTTCCTCTCCACCACCGGTGACGTCCTCAACGCCGAACAGCAGAAGGCGTTCGAGAACTACGTGGCGGGCGGAGGCGGCTACATGGGCGTCCACGCCGCCGCCGACACCGAGTACGACTGGGAGTTCTACGGCGGCCTGGTCGGCGCCTACTTCTCCTCGCACCCGCAGATCCAGCCCGCGACCGTCCGCGTCGAGGACCACGACCACCCGGCCACCGCCCATCTGGACGAGGCCTGGGACCGCACCGACGAGTGGTACAACTACCGCACCAACCCGCGCGACAAGGCCAACGTCCTCGCCACCCTGGACGAGACCACCTACACCGGCGGCACGATGAAGGGCGATCACCCGATCTCCTGGTGCCAGACCTACCAGGGCGGCCGCTCCTTCTACACCGGGCTCGGCCACACCAAGGAGTCCTACACCGAACCGGCCTTCCGCCAACACCTGCTGGGCGGCATGCGCTACGCCGCCGGCCAGGTCAAGGCCGACTGCAAGCCCGACACCGGCTACCGCACCATCTTCAACGGCAGGACGCTCGAAGGGTGGAAGCAGGCGGGCCCCGGAAAGTTCGACGTCACGGACGGTGAACTGCGCTCCGAGGGCGGCATGGGCCTGCTCACCTACCAGGCCAAGGAGCTGAAGTCGTACTCCCTGAAGCTCGACTGGAAGATGGCGGGCGACGACAACTCCGGCGTCTTCGTCGGCTTCCCGGAGTCGGACGACCCGTGGTCCGCGGTGAACAAGGGCTACGAGATCCAGATCGACGCCACGGACGCCGTCGACCGCACCACGGGCGCCGTCTACACCTTCAAGTCGGCCAACATCAAGGCCCGTGACCAGGTCCTGCGGCCGCCCGGTCAGTGGAACAGCTACGAGATCCGGGTCCAGGGCGAACGGCTCCAGATCTTCCTCAACGGAGTCAGGATCAACGACTTCACCAACACCGATCCGGCCCGCAGCCTGAAGGACGGCTACATCGGCCTCCAGAACCACGGAGCCGACGACCAGGTGTCCTTCCGCAACATCCAGCTCAAGGAGCTGCCCTCGACGTAG
- a CDS encoding inositol-3-phosphate synthase, which produces MTAHAVRTGVWFIGARGSVATTATTGCAAIAAGLHPATGMVTETPPFADVGLPPLASLVFGGHDTIDCPLPKRAEALAAGEVLPHGLPSAVRAELTTADAEIRIGGPLPGDTRTDEELITAFTADLTDFARRNELARTVVINVSSTEPAPGPDDPRLPASSLYAAAALRAGCPYVNFTPSTGLRSPALQDTLATCALPHAGRDGKTGQTLLRSVLAPMFLQRALPVRAWSGTNLLGGGDGAALADPAAAAAKNAGKERVLADTFGTAPEGEVHIDDVPAMGDWKTAWDHIAFDGFLGSRMILQTIWQGCDSALAAPLVLDLARLLARAHEAGLTGPLPELGFYFKDPDGGAPAALSEQYAALVAFAERLRGQQ; this is translated from the coding sequence GTGACCGCACATGCCGTTCGTACCGGAGTCTGGTTCATCGGAGCACGCGGCTCCGTCGCCACCACCGCCACCACCGGCTGCGCCGCCATCGCGGCGGGGCTCCACCCGGCGACCGGCATGGTCACCGAGACACCCCCCTTCGCCGACGTCGGACTGCCACCCCTGGCCTCCCTGGTCTTCGGCGGTCACGACACCATCGACTGCCCGCTGCCCAAACGGGCCGAGGCGCTGGCCGCCGGAGAGGTCCTCCCGCACGGCCTGCCCTCCGCCGTACGCGCCGAACTCACCACGGCCGACGCGGAGATACGGATCGGCGGACCGCTCCCCGGCGACACCCGCACCGACGAGGAACTCATCACGGCGTTCACCGCCGACCTCACCGACTTCGCCCGCCGCAACGAACTGGCGCGCACCGTCGTCATCAATGTCTCCTCGACCGAACCCGCCCCCGGCCCTGACGACCCCCGGCTGCCCGCCAGCTCCCTCTACGCCGCCGCCGCGCTCCGGGCCGGCTGTCCCTACGTCAACTTCACCCCCTCAACGGGCCTGCGCAGCCCGGCCCTTCAGGACACCCTCGCCACCTGTGCGCTTCCCCACGCGGGCCGCGACGGCAAGACCGGCCAGACACTGCTCCGTTCCGTCCTCGCCCCGATGTTCCTGCAACGCGCCCTGCCCGTCCGGGCCTGGTCCGGCACGAACCTGCTCGGTGGCGGGGACGGGGCCGCGCTGGCCGACCCGGCCGCGGCGGCGGCCAAGAACGCGGGCAAGGAACGCGTCCTGGCCGACACCTTCGGCACCGCCCCCGAGGGCGAGGTGCACATCGACGACGTCCCGGCGATGGGGGACTGGAAGACGGCCTGGGACCACATCGCCTTCGACGGCTTCCTCGGCTCCCGGATGATCCTCCAGACGATCTGGCAGGGCTGCGACTCCGCGCTGGCGGCCCCCCTGGTCCTGGACCTGGCCCGGCTGCTGGCCCGCGCCCACGAGGCCGGTCTGACGGGCCCCCTGCCGGAGCTGGGCTTCTACTTCAAGGACCCGGACGGCGGCGCCCCGGCCGCGCTGTCCGAGCAGTACGCGGCCCTGGTGGCCTTCGCCGAGCGGCTGCGGGGGCAGCAGTGA
- a CDS encoding SCO3242 family prenyltransferase yields the protein MTGTRQATAAGAATPSRPAAAPAAPAGPAAAAVPTDSLSGAGGTAPAPDRRTTPRGGRARAWAELLRVSALFTVPGDALAGAAAAGLRPNRRTALAVGASLCLYEAGMALNDWADRDEDAVDRPHRPIPSGRIAPAAALGAAGALTVAGLALAARAGRPALLAASGLAATVWAYDLRLKHTKAGPAAMAAARGLDLLLGATATAGAPGDAAAPARRTAPAPTAAAAVATTRPGRGPAVTAPPRTGVPPVPAGARTVVGAVAPRPFAAARAAVPAAALLGAHTYAVTAVSRHEAQGGSTVAPLAALGATAVFGIAVAGGRHGGGGPPPVQGGAGAGEHLAGPPRATALRASAFASTPDRLLLTALAAVYLRTAGPPLLHAALNPSPDLTQRAVGGGIRAMIPLQAALAARAGAPGAGLVVMSLVPLARKLARKVSPT from the coding sequence GTGACCGGGACACGGCAGGCCACGGCGGCCGGAGCCGCCACGCCGTCACGTCCGGCCGCCGCGCCCGCCGCGCCCGCGGGTCCGGCCGCCGCCGCGGTGCCCACCGACAGCCTGTCCGGTGCGGGCGGGACTGCGCCCGCACCGGACAGGCGCACGACGCCGCGAGGCGGCCGGGCCCGTGCGTGGGCGGAACTCCTTCGGGTGTCCGCACTGTTCACGGTGCCCGGCGACGCGCTCGCCGGAGCGGCGGCGGCGGGCCTGCGCCCCAACCGCCGCACCGCGCTCGCCGTGGGCGCCTCGCTCTGCCTGTACGAGGCGGGGATGGCCCTCAACGACTGGGCGGACCGGGACGAGGACGCCGTCGACCGCCCGCACCGCCCGATTCCCTCGGGCCGGATCGCCCCGGCCGCCGCGCTGGGCGCGGCCGGAGCGCTGACGGTCGCGGGCCTCGCCCTGGCGGCCCGCGCGGGCCGCCCCGCGCTGCTGGCGGCCTCGGGTCTCGCGGCCACGGTCTGGGCGTACGACCTGCGTCTCAAGCACACGAAGGCGGGCCCGGCGGCGATGGCCGCGGCGCGCGGACTCGACCTGCTGCTGGGCGCGACGGCGACGGCAGGGGCTCCCGGCGATGCCGCTGCTCCGGCGCGGCGCACCGCCCCCGCACCGACGGCGGCTGCCGCCGTCGCCACCACCCGCCCGGGACGGGGCCCGGCCGTCACCGCCCCGCCGCGAACCGGCGTGCCGCCGGTCCCCGCAGGCGCTCGCACCGTCGTGGGCGCCGTCGCGCCGCGCCCCTTCGCCGCCGCCCGCGCAGCGGTCCCCGCCGCCGCCCTGCTGGGAGCGCACACCTACGCCGTCACCGCCGTCTCGCGGCACGAGGCGCAGGGCGGGTCCACCGTGGCGCCGCTCGCCGCGCTCGGTGCCACGGCGGTGTTCGGCATCGCCGTGGCGGGCGGGCGCCACGGGGGCGGGGGGCCGCCCCCGGTCCAGGGCGGCGCCGGTGCGGGGGAGCACCTCGCCGGGCCACCGCGCGCCACCGCGCTCCGGGCCTCCGCGTTCGCCTCGACACCGGACCGGCTCCTGCTCACCGCGCTCGCCGCCGTCTACCTCCGTACCGCCGGGCCACCCCTCCTGCACGCCGCCCTCAACCCGTCCCCGGACCTCACCCAGCGCGCGGTGGGCGGCGGTATCCGGGCCATGATCCCGCTCCAGGCCGCGCTGGCCGCCCGAGCCGGGGCACCCGGTGCCGGGCTCGTCGTCATGAGCCTCGTCCCCCTCGCCCGGAAACTCGCACGGAAGGTGAGCCCCACATGA
- a CDS encoding sugar phosphate isomerase/epimerase family protein has translation MTLHLGYGTNGLTDLRLDDALGLLADLGYEGVGLTLDHMHLDPLAPDLAERTRQVRRRLDALGLGVTVETGARYVLDPRRKHGPSLLDPDPEARAARTRLLVRAVDVAADLGAHAVHCFSGITPPDLSADLSPDVSANLSPGATPDTAPDSAAHAAPDAARGSIPDTASDTAWKRLADGLTPVLDAADRAGIPLAIEPEPGHLLATLADFHHLRALLGDPAPLGLTLDIGHCQCLETASPVDCVRESAPWLRHVQIEDMRRGVHEHLPFGDGEIDFPPVLAALAESDYQGLTVVELPRHSHAGPELARRSIEFLREVTTKGALPC, from the coding sequence ATGACCCTCCACCTCGGCTACGGCACCAACGGGCTCACCGACCTCCGCCTCGACGACGCCCTCGGGCTCCTCGCCGACCTCGGGTACGAGGGGGTCGGCCTGACCCTCGACCACATGCACCTCGACCCCCTCGCCCCGGACCTCGCCGAGCGCACCCGCCAGGTGCGCCGCAGGCTCGACGCCCTGGGGCTGGGCGTCACCGTGGAGACCGGCGCCCGCTATGTCCTCGACCCCCGCCGCAAGCACGGCCCCTCCCTCCTCGACCCGGACCCGGAGGCCCGCGCCGCCCGTACCCGGCTGCTCGTCCGGGCCGTCGATGTGGCCGCCGACCTCGGCGCCCACGCCGTGCACTGCTTCAGCGGAATCACACCACCCGACCTCTCCGCGGACCTCTCTCCGGACGTCTCCGCGAACCTCTCTCCGGGCGCGACGCCGGACACCGCACCGGATTCGGCAGCGCATGCGGCACCGGACGCCGCACGGGGATCGATACCGGACACCGCCTCGGACACCGCCTGGAAGCGGCTGGCCGACGGGCTCACCCCCGTGCTCGACGCCGCCGACCGCGCGGGCATCCCCCTCGCCATCGAGCCCGAACCCGGTCATCTGCTCGCCACACTCGCCGACTTCCACCATCTGCGCGCACTCCTCGGGGACCCCGCCCCCCTCGGGCTCACCCTCGACATCGGCCACTGCCAGTGCCTGGAGACGGCCTCGCCCGTGGACTGCGTCCGGGAGTCCGCGCCCTGGCTCCGCCATGTCCAGATCGAGGACATGCGGCGCGGCGTCCATGAACACCTCCCCTTCGGCGACGGCGAGATCGACTTCCCGCCGGTGCTCGCCGCACTCGCCGAGTCGGACTACCAGGGCCTCACCGTCGTCGAACTGCCCCGCCACTCCCACGCGGGACCCGAACTCGCCCGCCGGTCGATCGAATTCCTGCGCGAGGTCACGACGAAGGGAGCCCTCCCGTGCTGA
- a CDS encoding EboA domain-containing protein: protein MLKSREELDGELGGAARAWLDEALAEAAHDAARTRSGPAADSPYAAPPWELRYAAAGRHCGLEHADSVRCLLLVEARAALPSVTRLYERGTAAERRAVLLTLHRLALGPSALPLVEDALRTNDTRLVAAAVGPYAAAHLDAHGWRHAVLKCLFTEVPVEAVAELARRAQGDTELARMLGDFAAERTAAGRTVPAGLRTVLALTEATAAAAPAPAPAAPTEES from the coding sequence GTGCTGAAGTCCCGCGAGGAACTCGACGGCGAGCTCGGCGGAGCCGCCAGGGCCTGGCTCGACGAAGCGCTCGCCGAAGCCGCGCACGACGCCGCCCGCACCCGGTCCGGCCCCGCGGCGGACAGCCCGTACGCCGCGCCGCCGTGGGAGCTGCGGTACGCCGCGGCGGGCCGGCACTGCGGACTCGAACACGCCGACTCCGTACGCTGCCTCCTCCTCGTCGAGGCCCGTGCCGCCCTGCCCTCCGTGACCCGGCTCTACGAACGGGGCACCGCCGCCGAACGCCGCGCCGTCCTGCTCACCCTGCACCGGCTGGCTCTCGGCCCCTCGGCACTCCCGCTCGTCGAGGACGCCCTGCGCACCAACGACACCCGGCTGGTCGCCGCGGCCGTCGGACCCTACGCGGCCGCCCACCTCGACGCGCACGGCTGGCGGCACGCCGTCCTCAAGTGCCTGTTCACCGAGGTCCCCGTCGAAGCCGTCGCCGAGCTCGCCCGCCGTGCTCAGGGGGATACCGAACTCGCGCGCATGCTCGGGGACTTCGCCGCCGAGCGCACCGCCGCCGGCCGTACCGTCCCCGCCGGTCTGCGCACGGTCCTCGCCCTCACGGAAGCCACCGCAGCCGCTGCCCCGGCCCCCGCACCCGCCGCCCCCACGGAGGAGTCCTGA
- a CDS encoding TatD family hydrolase encodes MRIFDPHIHMTSRTTDDYRAMYDAGVRALVEPSFWLGQPRTSPASFFDYFDALLGWEPFRASQYGIAHHCTLALNPKEANDPRCTPVLDALPRYLVKDSVVAVGEIGYDSMTPAEDVALAAQLQLAADHGLPALVHTPHRDKLAGLHRTIDVIRESHLPPEHVLLDHLNETTVKAATDSGCWAGFSIYPDTKMDEDRMVAILKDHGTEKILVNSAADWGRSDPLKTRKVADAMLKAGFTEDDVDQVLWRNPVAFYGQSGRLQLDIAAPDPLHEGNSILRGGE; translated from the coding sequence ATGCGCATCTTCGACCCCCACATCCATATGACCTCCCGTACCACCGACGACTACCGGGCGATGTACGACGCCGGGGTCCGGGCGCTCGTCGAACCCTCCTTCTGGCTCGGCCAGCCCCGCACCTCGCCCGCCAGCTTCTTCGACTACTTCGACGCCCTGCTCGGCTGGGAACCCTTCCGCGCCTCCCAGTACGGCATCGCCCACCACTGCACGCTCGCCCTCAACCCCAAAGAGGCGAACGACCCCCGTTGCACCCCGGTCCTGGACGCGCTGCCCCGCTACCTCGTCAAGGACTCCGTCGTCGCCGTCGGTGAGATCGGCTACGACTCCATGACCCCCGCCGAGGACGTCGCCCTCGCCGCCCAGCTCCAGCTCGCCGCCGACCACGGGCTGCCCGCCCTCGTCCACACCCCGCACCGCGACAAGCTCGCCGGTCTGCACCGCACCATCGACGTCATCCGCGAATCGCACCTCCCCCCGGAGCACGTGCTGCTCGATCACCTCAACGAGACGACCGTGAAGGCCGCCACCGACAGCGGCTGCTGGGCCGGCTTCTCCATCTACCCCGACACCAAGATGGACGAGGACCGGATGGTCGCGATCCTCAAGGACCACGGCACCGAGAAGATCCTCGTCAACTCCGCCGCCGACTGGGGAAGGAGCGACCCGCTGAAGACCCGCAAGGTCGCCGACGCCATGCTGAAGGCCGGGTTCACCGAGGACGACGTCGACCAGGTGCTCTGGCGCAACCCCGTCGCCTTCTACGGGCAGAGCGGCCGCCTCCAGCTCGACATCGCCGCCCCCGACCCGCTCCACGAAGGCAACTCCATCCTGCGCGGCGGGGAGTGA
- the eboE gene encoding metabolite traffic protein EboE has translation MRFRHPDGSTVHLSYCTNVHPAESLDGVRAQLRDHCEPVRRRLGRDRLGIGLWLAKDAAHALINDPAELRSLRAELDRRGLEVVTLNGFPYEGFGAEEVKYRVYKPDWTDPERLSHTTDLARLLAALLPDDVGEGTISTLPIAWRTPYSGDAEAARAARKALITLAQRLDVLAELTGKSIRIGLEPEPGCTVETTADAITPLTGVGHDRIGICVDTCHLATSFEDPGTALDALAAAGVPVVKSQLSAALHAEHPHRPEVRTALAAFAEPRFLHQTRTRTATGLLGTDDLDEALAGRALPDSGPWRSHFHVPLHAPPAPPLTSTLPVLRDTLARLVGGALPLTRHLEVETYTWQALPAELRPRNRTQLADGIAAELTLARDLLVDLGLKELP, from the coding sequence ATGCGCTTCCGCCATCCGGACGGCTCCACCGTCCACCTCTCCTACTGCACCAACGTGCATCCCGCCGAGAGCCTCGACGGAGTCCGCGCCCAACTGCGCGACCACTGCGAACCGGTACGCAGACGCCTCGGACGCGACCGCCTGGGCATCGGCCTCTGGCTCGCCAAGGACGCCGCACACGCCCTGATCAACGACCCCGCCGAACTGCGGTCGCTCCGCGCCGAGCTGGACCGCCGCGGTCTCGAAGTGGTCACCCTCAACGGCTTCCCCTACGAGGGCTTCGGCGCCGAGGAGGTCAAGTACCGCGTCTACAAACCGGACTGGACCGACCCCGAACGGCTCTCCCACACCACCGACCTCGCCCGCCTCCTCGCCGCCCTGCTGCCCGACGATGTCGGCGAAGGCACCATCTCCACCCTGCCGATCGCCTGGCGCACCCCGTACTCCGGGGACGCCGAGGCCGCCCGCGCCGCGCGCAAGGCCCTCATCACCCTGGCCCAGCGCCTCGACGTCCTCGCCGAGCTGACCGGCAAGTCGATCCGCATCGGCCTCGAACCGGAACCCGGCTGCACCGTGGAGACCACCGCCGACGCCATCACCCCGCTCACCGGGGTGGGGCACGACCGCATCGGTATCTGCGTCGACACCTGCCACCTCGCCACCTCCTTCGAGGACCCCGGCACCGCGCTGGACGCCCTGGCCGCCGCCGGTGTGCCCGTCGTCAAGTCCCAGCTCTCCGCCGCCCTGCACGCCGAACACCCCCATCGGCCCGAGGTGCGCACCGCGCTCGCCGCCTTCGCCGAGCCCCGCTTCCTGCACCAGACCCGCACCCGTACCGCCACCGGGCTGCTCGGAACCGACGACCTCGACGAGGCACTGGCCGGACGGGCGTTACCGGACAGCGGCCCGTGGCGCTCCCACTTCCACGTACCGCTGCACGCACCACCGGCGCCCCCGCTCACCTCCACCCTCCCCGTGCTCCGCGACACGCTCGCCCGGCTCGTCGGCGGCGCGCTGCCCCTGACCCGGCACCTGGAGGTCGAGACGTACACCTGGCAGGCACTCCCGGCCGAGCTGCGGCCCCGCAACCGCACCCAGCTGGCCGACGGGATCGCCGCCGAACTCACCCTCGCCCGCGACCTCCTGGTCGACCTCGGCCTCAAGGAGCTCCCATGA